The segment aaaaaaacagcggtcggttgcattttagccatttgtaagcatttttctgttgttatagcgccacccagttgccaattagagttaaatttctccagtcaccttgaggcgtcctgttctacatatctaccaagtttagtaaaaatccatatggcggttaggcctagataagaaattagctctctagcgcccccattttgtttgatggggtcaataatggaggggtccccNNNNNNNNNNNNNNNNNNNNNNNNNNNNNNNNNNNNNNNNNNNNNNNNNNNNNNNNNNNNNNNNNNNNNNNNNNNNNNNNNNNNNNNNNNNNNNNNNNNNNNNNNNNNNNNNNNNNNNNNNNNNNNNNNNNNNNNNNNNNNNNNNNNNNNNNNNNNNNNNNNNNNNNNNNNNNNNNNNNNNNNNNNNNNNNNNNNNNNNNNNNNNNNNNNNNNNNNNNNNNNNNNNNNNNNNNNNNNNNNNNNNNNNNNNNcccctttggccaattgatgtaatattgcttcattcgcatcctcccatgaccctctaccactgtgccaaatttcacatggattgaccaagtcagtgaggagaaaaacgtggaacagacacacagacagacagagttttcgtcattatatagtaagataaaatTACAAAGCAAAAGAGTTCATGACTGATGTTTAAAGCCACTTGCTGTATATCTTGTCAACATGACATTAAAATGAATTTAGAAGTCAACcgtgcaaaataactcaaaatatTTCCCGGAGCATCAAAGCGAAAATGAAGGCGAAAATACTGCAACATCATCAGTGTTGTGCTGAGAAACAAGGAACTTACAGCGAGTTTAATGAGTAGCTAAATGACCGATAGATGTGCTTCAGTAACTTGGCGGAGGTTTGGTAACTGGGTGAGTCACCGACCTGAATGTGGACATAGCTGAAGGTTGCTCCTTTCCAAGgaatcataatcataatcataaactAATAATCATTTATGAAGCACGCCTTGTGGACACTAACcgatttatttttacagtcagaGGTATTTGTTTATATAGTAAACAACTGCAGTTTACATATTAGAATTAATAAGTCAGTCTCAACCACTCACAAGGATTTGActtgtgtatgaatgtttgtttatttgtaaatGTCTCTTTTTGAACTCTGTAGATTTGCAAGCATTGCTATTGCAAATAAAATCTTAGTGGCCCCCACCTGCTGCATTCTTAGACCTCTCTGTGTAGAGGTCATATAAGGTCAATCCTTAAAATCTTGAAGTTGGATTTCTGTAACTTGAGTGATCTGCAACACTTTAAATCAAGCTAGTCCATGAAGTTATCATATAGTTTTTCAGTCCAGAACAAAAAGGAGATAAAGGTGTAATAAAGATAAAGGATGTAGTGTAAGCATCATTAACGTCTCGTGTACAGTGTGGTTCTCACAAGAATTGCAAGGACTAATAAATAGACACAGCTGCTATTTACTGAATTGCCTATCATGGTATCttgattgttttctttgtggAATAATTCGGATATGATTATATAAAGTCAACTTGTAATAAAACTTTGTATCTAAATTATTTCACATCGATCACCATGACACAATTTATATAACCTTACTGAATTACTCACTGCTCACTACTCACCAATGAACTAATCATTTCCATGACCTCAGATACTCCTGGCGCGAGCAACAACAGGTTGAGTCATGAGGTCAGCAGACCGACACAGACTTTATCATCCGTATTACGTACTGCAGTGGACTTTGTTTAACTTACCTTTGCCCTTAAACACAAGGGGAGATCCACGTCATGAGCGAGGGCCTCATATCCTTCTTACACCATTCATGAATACAGTATTTCACTTACATGAAGTAAAGCTGGGCTTGTTTTTCATAAGGGAAGCACATGCCATACAGTTACTCACTGTGGGCATTATCACACCACTAAAATATTCTGGATGTGCCTGGTACAAGGAGATACATAACTATAAGAGAGCGTATCTTCAGCAAATATTTGCAGACTGACCTTGTTGACAGGCATAACTCTGTTAAGAAGTGACGCGACCTAAttttttaaacttctttttaaagtaaaaaaacaaaattgcaatGTAATATGtgtaaacactgaaacattacCCAGTCTGTTTAGTCTAACTGGTATGAGCTGGTATGAAATTCAACAGTCCAGCAAAATATGTAGCTTTATTGATATTGTTTGATTGGAATCATCAACATGTGTGATATTTACAGCTCACGAGGTACCAAACAGGCAAACACAGTTttacattaacatacattttgTCACAGGTGTGCATTTTGGGGGAGATGCAGGGGACACATCCCGCCACAATATTTAGAATATAGACATTTGTAGCCCCCAAATACATGAAAGCAGAGGGCTTTTGTTTTGAAGAAATCAAAGACATTTCcatcataaattgatgcagaaaatattcacatgtgcacaaaaaaattaccagaatgcaggaaattaagtttCAAAATCGTATAACTTGCTTAAAATTTGCTGGGGGACAACCTCCAAATCCCCTGTTCCATATGTGTCCcccaaatgttgaaacaaaacctacacccttgaattttaatgactttaaagaAGCTGCTTTTTAGTTAAAGTTAGACATATATTTATCCCGACAGAGGGCGAATTTTCAGGTCATTACATCAGTAAACGAATAAACAAGAGTACAGAGAATAGTGCAACAAGTGTCAAACACAACTACTcatataaaagtaaaagtatgccCTTTTAAGCATGTGCATGCATACAAGTGTGCAAACTGCAGCAAGGAATCTGtgattttaattaaattcatatttatgaataacttaaaaatacaaaatacaaaaactacatgaaacTGATAAACAACTATAACTTACATGCAAACAAAGTACCAGCACACCTTCATGCACAGGCCTACTTTTCCTGACACCAAAATATCCCGACAGTGACAGCGACAGCGAAACATGTGGCTCCAAAGAAGAAGAGGGCGGAAGCAGCAGAAAAAATCTTTTCGGTTGCACTGGGCTTCTTCTGAAATTCAGAGGTGCAGTGGagatgaaacacatttttactgtaGCACATGAATTGTTATGGTGCAGACAGTTGTTataacaacatataaaacatttatttattaatgttatgtcatgtcatgttatgTCATGATGTGGACagactcaccttttttctttgtcgCCTCCAGCTCTCACTGCTTTTTAGACTCCCTGCAACAGGAAATGGTGACAAatactgtattgttttgttCTTCATAAGAATCTATACTGTATTATATTATCATTTATGTTCACACAGTGCTATACAAGTCATTTACCTGTTTTGTTTCTTCCCAGTATTGTGTTTCTGAGAATACATCTTATGATAACCCAAATTACAAACAGGACCATCCACACTGTGAAGGCGATCGTCACTTTCACAAGCCAGGAATCTTTCCTCTTCTTTCCACAGCTGTCATTGTCCAAAACACTAACAACGATGACAGCAACTGTGTGTGAAACAGATTTAGAAATCAGAGCACTGAAGTGGCAACAGCAGCTCGCCTATTTGAAGAGATGTTGCCAGCTGTGACATCGATTAGCTTGACTTATTTTAAGGCagtagttcaacattttgggcaATGTGCATCTTTGCATTCTTGTTGAGATTTAAATGAGAAGaaaccactctcatatctgtctggTAAATATgtggctacagccagcagctggttagcttagcattagccTAAAGAGTGAAAAGTGAGGGAGTTCTGTCCATGCGCTagcactaattaacatgttatatcgGATTTGCTCAATTAATATAAAACTAGTCCATACATAATTTGTTcttcatgaggagaggcatctctgtgcaaagtttcatatctctacgacatacgggcatgagatatgcccattcaaagtttgcaatttcaattggttgctatagcgcccccctttggccaattgatgtaatattgcttcattcgcatcctcccatgaccctctaccactgtgccaaatttcacatggactgaccaagtcagtgaggagaaaaacgtggaacaaacacacagacacacccacagacagacagagttttcgtcattatatagtaagataaaatTACAAAGCAGTTCATAACTGATGTTTAAAGCCACTTGTTATATATCTTGTCAACATGGCATTAAAATGAATTTAGAAGTCAACcgtgcaaaataactcaaaatatTTCCCGGAGCATCAAAGCGAAAATGAATGTGGAAATGCTGCAACATCATCAGTGCTGTGCTGATAAACAAGGAACTTACAGCGAGTTTAATGAGTAGCTAAATGACCGATAGATGTGCTTCAATAACTTGGCGGAGGTTTGGTAACTGGGTGAGTCACCGACCTGAATGTGGACATAGCTGAAGGTAACTGGGTGAGTCACCGACCTGAATGTGGACATAGCTGAAGGTTGCTCCTTTCCAAGGAAtcataaaacaaataatcatTTATGAAGCACGCCTTGTGGACACTAACATGACTgtacagacagagttttcatcattatatagtaagatcagCAGTATTTAACAACAAactgttaataaataaatgctaagctaagctaactggctgctggctgtagccatTAGACAGAAGGCAGTGAGAAGGAGAGCTTCTTCGTTGGTGTATTTGGCTGAGCAGCACGAAAAATTCAAAAGCAGACAATGATGTGTGCAGCTGCTTGATCAGCATAGGACCACGGCGGGGTGATACAGCACACACATCCAACAAGAGCCCAGTTTGCTTTTCTAGTACATCCACAGTTAGTTAAGTGCATACTTCTGCAAATTTGGGCAGATGACCCACACATACCTACATGTCCACGCAAACTATGAATTGTCcttaactctcagcaagaatgcaaataagtgtatttctcaaaatgtcaaactattcctttaaagactTCAAGTCTTCTCACAGAGAGAAGTCAGGAGTTAAGTTTACTCAAATGCTTAAAATCAATTTCCTTACTTGTAAAAATGCTATGGATGACAGAGCACGCTTCGACTATAATGTCTGAGATCTCCTTCCTTGAACAgaacaaaagagaaacaaaaacagttctGTGAAAAGTGCTGATGTAAGGGTCACTTCAAATGTTcaagcagaggaagaggagggtttTTTGTGAtcagttgtttattgtttgtataAAGGAAGGAAAGCACCACTGCAGTCATACAAGTGACAAAAGGTGAAGTGTAATACCACAGTTCCCCACCATTTCCCCTGTTCTCCTTCAGCTAACCCACTCCACCCCGACGCTCTAtgccaggggtgtcaaacacaTTGCTCGTGGCCCAGAACCaacccgccaaagggtccaatccggctactagatgactagactaagaggtgccaggtttcagcaGCAAGTTCAACAATGTGTTGCCTGCTTCATGTGaaattctgcttcagaggcttttccactcCTACCAGAACACAGCTCTCTGATGTAACAATAAATACTTACTGTGACcatatttaaagattttaaacattgtgcaaaatattgtcaatcagcagcttcagtttaaaacaatctgtatcaggaaatgtatggacatgtaatgacagtgagaagtgGACtcactgaatgtggaaaaactgagacatacttttgaaattgcacgtatttttcttaagacatctcagACTGTTCGTCTGTTGTGTAATATACTTGTAAttctttacacaaaaaagggaGAACATTAGAGCTGATGTTACTTATACTGTAGGTTATTGTGCGGTGGTTTTTATTGGTCCGGCCCATTTAAGAGATGAACTAGAATGAGTTTGACACACCTGCTCTATGCCCTGATATGGTGAACCAAAGTACACATGaggcagaagaaaagaggaagaaaaaaaaattaaaatgcacgTATGCATGCAcctgtgtacacacaaaaacacacacaaaaaaaccctccaccaaaacaaaacagtacaaCCCACCCATTCCTCACAACCCcccctctgtgctgctgcagaaagCCCATGACCACTATCGACATAAACCAAcagcatttagacacaaaagATTCACATTATTGTGCTGATTACCTCCTTAATCCCTATTGTACGTATTAAAGTATGTATAAATATTTCAATCGAGTAAACAGCAAAGCAAGCAGGTGAAAATGCATAAGAACATGACTGAAAAAGCCAGCTAACCACAAATATTTATAGTAAAACACTCATTTTCTCTGGTATCTTCTACCTGCTGGTCAAAGCTACAAGACGGAGAAGAAGTTGTACTTACAGTTCATGACTGGGTCCAATTGGCAGACAGACGATTACCAGCTCCACGAAATTTATCACTATcgtcacacacacaagaacaagGAGAGTGACCTaaacatgcccacacacacacacacacacacacacacacacacacacacagttatttcacacacacatcgaATATAACCTCttacaatacaaacatttgGATAGAAATACAGATTTGTACACCACCTATTTACTTACTTTAATGGGCTCagccaaacaaaacaagaccaGGGCCGATATCTCAATTGCTGCACAAAGCAGACAGCATGATATCTTTAACCcctagaaaacaaataaagtgtCAGCCATCTTAATAACTCCAAATAATTAgtattgattttgtgtttttgattttaaaggCACAGACACATACGCAAATGACACTGACTGAGCCTATGAATGccttagagcagtggttcccaactggtgggtcgcggtccaaaagtgggttgtgggtccGTTCTGAATGGGCCCTCTTTACACTAAAGAAACCCTATTTATTATATCTAATTTCTTTTAATATATCCACTGAAAtctcacacactttttaattctGTAATTACCTCTCCATATAATTTTAATTGTTAGTAGCGGGGTCTGCCATTTCACCACCAGATTCAAATTACCTTCCTATGCATGAGGGAGTCACAGGAAACATTACGAGACTGCGGGATGATGACAACCAAAAACAGTCACAACAGCAGCACAAGTTCTCCAACTCATGCCTTACCTTATTTGGATGAGAACAGAGGCTGTTAACGAGGGTGGTCATGGTCATTAATATAGTGGGTAGTTCCtgataagagagagagaaatgaaaatgaataatctggctttttttttttttttttttttttttggcaggacTATGTGTAATGACATCTACTGGGTGTGACATGAGTTTTTAAATACCGTACCATTCTGAGTAGCACCAGCACGCTTCTGAAATTCATCACTGAAGTACCTACTCCCTGAAGAAGTTAAGAGACACATTAAAGAGTTGTGTAAATAAAGATGTTGAAGTTTATATATTAATGCATAGATTTGGCgcaatgtcaaaaataaataaatcaagtcCGCTTTTGCGTCCGTCCTTACCTTAAATAGGTCTAAAAGTCCGGGCCTTTGAGTGGTCGTGCTTGGTCCTGCAGTAGTTAGATTTATAGTATTAGAATCAGCCTCACTTGTACTACTTGATGTTGTAGTACTTACGGCAGTACTTGGCATTGTAGTACCTCTTGTAGTACTTGGCTTTGTAATCTCTGTTGTAATACCTGGCGTTGTAGTCTCTGTTGTAGTACTTGGCATTGTAGTCTCTGTTGTAGTACCTGGCGTTGTAGTCTCTGTTGTAGTACTTGGCGTTGTAGTCTCTTTTGTAGTACTTGGCATTGTAGTACCTCTTGTAGTACTTGGCTTTGTAGTCTCTGTTGTAGTACTTGGCATTGTAGTACCTCTTGTAGTACTTGGCTTTGTAGTCTCTGTTGTAGTACCTGGCGTTGTAGTCTCTGTTGTAGTACTTGGCGTTGTAGTCTCTGTTGTAGTACTTGGCATTGTAGTACCTCTTGTAGTACTTGGCTTTGTAGTCTCTGTTGTAGTACCTGGCGTTGTAGTCTCTGTTGTAGTACTTGGCGTTGTAGTCTCTTTTGTAGTACTTGGCATTGTAGTCTCTGTTGTAGTACCTggtgttgtattttttattgtagTCATTGGCGTTGTGTCATTCGGTGAGGGCGTGGTGGGTGAAGGTAAAGTGACATTCAAATTCGCCACATTCCAGAATCTGCTGAAAGACTCAACAAATGTGACTCTGAAACATATCAGACAGGCACAGATGTTAACGTTAATCATTTTGCTCAGGAGAGTATAGTAATCTTGACTTTTGGAGGTCAGTCAAAGTGTATGAATACCTAAAATTGATATCTGTGATGTCTTGTCCGCCTGCCGTCCAGTTAACATGAATCAAAGTCTTTCTTTGATTGTTTCTTTGAGAAACAGCCTGGCCCTGAGGAGAGAGACACAAGTAAAGAAACATCCACATGAGGGCTTGATAAGGCTTTAATCTTCAATTTCCACTTCATGTTCGTTTCAAGagtttgaaaaatgaagccagtacGGAAGTGccgaaaactgcagttttttgaaTGCTTGCTGGAGGCAAGTTtatccccatagacacccatgttattaaaatgcccaactttacagcagaaataaacacgtttacagcctgatacaaaagaTTATGATCTCTACATGTCATTTCCCACTTTCACCCcattttattaagacttaaagCTATGCGTAATTAAGGGTAGACCACTTTTGATAACAGGCTGTGTGCCAATAGTTTCCTCAatttctcagtcagatccaccccttgctcatCCACAGCTCAATCCTTTTGCCCagatatggtcacctctggctcccaAAActaaccaagatggcgacgaccAGATtgtcaaactcaaggcttcaaaacgggtgtccacaaaccaatgggtgacgtcaatTAAAATCGTTGATTAAAATAGAAATGAGAAATGTGaatcttcaactaatcaatTCAATGCGCATTTATTACCTCTAATCATACTGAAATGGAATGGTTACTTACTGGTATATTACGGCATTTCAGGAGTCGAGTCTTATCAGATTCAAGCAAGATGAAATTTCCAACAGGATGTTCTGTGCCGTTCGTCCAAGCCTCCAACATAAACCCCCTGAACTCTGCAGATGGATTTCTTTCGAGAGTCACTGGACAATGGTTTTAAGGTTCATTAGTGCGATGGCGATGGGACAGAAAATATAGACAGATATTAGTAATAACCTTGCACTTGGTGAATAACCACCGCAACAAAGACTGATAAACAAGCTTTCAAGAAAAGGGATCCAGTAGTCTCTTTACCTTTGATAGGGTCTCCCTTTTGGCTGTAGGTTAAAGTCATCGTAAAGGGCAGTTCAGTGTTCTGAGGTACATATTGCACCCCATCTCTACCCCTGTGGTTAACGAACATATTTCCACATGAATCTGGGAAGTAACCATTTGCGTACCCATGCACTTTTGAGACGACGTTAAGACCAATCAAAATCCACAACCacatctgtaaaacaaaatgtctttctTCATTAACATGCAGTCACTGGGGATTAATACCTGGGGATGGTGACATCATAATACATACTGAAGTCTCCCAACTTTTAAACAATGCAGTACAGAGCAACAATCCCCACACTCTTCATCCAATATACATGTAAACACTGTAAGATTAAAGTCAGCTCTTCAACCTTGTAGCCATTGTGCAATTGCAAATGCAGTTTGCTAGAATAAAGAGTCAacaattaatttctttttgaaataaaaaaaacgttTAAACAGTATGAGACCTAAAGGTAGTTTAGCATTTAGAGATCTCTCTCACTGTTTTGATCAAATTCACACTTGGCTTTATGGTGCTGTAAGACCTCACTGGTAAATAATTAACAATATACCCATAGTGACAACTCCTTTTCTCTTACCTTAAAATATTTGTATACAGTGTCCCATATCATGAAACCACAAGTTAAGATGTCATACAACCAAAGACGCTCAGAACTTTCTGGTTAAGTCTCTAGAAAAGTAAAGAAATCTTAGGAATGTCTTTGAAGAAAGGGACCCTTCTTCCTGGACAGTCCGGCATGtagtgtgtgttagagagagcaACATAACACCTCAGCAGAAAGAAGGAGGAAGTTAGAAAGGGCAATCTAAGTGCACGGCTTGAACCCACCCACTGGACAGCTAAATTATAAAGAAAATACAGCTTCCCTTTGCTGCGGCTTAGACCTGTGTCTCAGAATATTCTCAGGGTTTGAGGGTTTCCCAACAGCATCCAGGTTCTTCAAATACTCTGGTCTAAAACTACTGCAATCACTCCACACAGCACAGATCCGAGTCTGCAGTGCTGGGGGAACAGCTGTTGCTTGATGAATGCATCAAATCAAAATAACTGTGAATTCAAAATCAATCCATAATGACACAGAGAAGTGCTGTTAGCTTCTTTCCTTGGAACGTAATGTAGAATATGCATGTGCTTTGAATTTAAATGTCTATTTAAACAGCCAGGacgtttttgtatttttaagatTTCATCTGTATTTTGCAGTATTGTttcagtcagtcaatcagtcGATCAAACTTAAttcaacacaaagtgcttcacacaataatacaataaaacgcTAGGGGAAGGGGACGGGAAAGGGAAGAGGCTACAGGGCCCTGAAATGCAGCACCTCCAGACTGAGGAACAGTTTTTAACCTACAGCTAATCCTTTTTATAGCACCTTATTTATCATATTTATCGCATTTTAATGTGTgggtatgtgagtgtgtgtttgggcagAGTGAATGGaacagttttttcttttattagagtaaactagtccatacccattggtagctttgtcaccttctacctatgccaatcctcaatgcctatgtgcagtttcacatagattgaccacgtcagtgagtagaaaaacgtgggacagacagaatgactgactgacagtttccgtgattataccatgactta is part of the Epinephelus moara isolate mb chromosome 10, YSFRI_EMoa_1.0, whole genome shotgun sequence genome and harbors:
- the LOC126396697 gene encoding uncharacterized protein LOC126396697 isoform X10 produces the protein MIWDTVYKYFKMWLWILIGLNVVSKVHGYANGYFPDSCGNMFVNHRGRDGVQYVPQNTELPFTMTLTYSQKGDPIKVTLERNPSAEFRGFMLEAWTNGTEHPVGNFILLESDKTRLLKCRNIPGQAVSQRNNQRKTLIHVNWTAGGQDITDINFRVTFVESFSRFWNVANLNVTLPSPTTPSPNDTTPMTTIKNTTPGTTTETTMPSTTKETTTPSTTTETTTPGTTTETTKPSTTRGTTMPSTTTETTTPSTTTETTTPGTTTETTKPSTTRGPSTTTQRPGLLDLFKGVGTSVMNFRSVLVLLRMELPTILMTMTTLVNSLCSHPNKGLKISCCLLCAAIEISALVLFCLAEPIKVTLLVLVCVTIVINFVELVIVCLPIGPSHELKEISDIIVEACSVIHSIFTIAVIVVSVLDNDSCGKKRKDSWLVKVTIAFTVWMVLFVIWVIIRCILRNTILGRNKTGSLKSSESWRRQRKKKKPSATEKIFSAASALFFFGATCFAVAVTVGIFWCQEK
- the LOC126396697 gene encoding reelin domain-containing protein 1-like isoform X3 codes for the protein MIWDTVYKYFKMWLWILIGLNVVSKVHGYANGYFPDSCGNMFVNHRGRDGVQYVPQNTELPFTMTLTYSQKGDPIKVTLERNPSAEFRGFMLEAWTNGTEHPVGNFILLESDKTRLLKCRNIPGQAVSQRNNQRKTLIHVNWTAGGQDITDINFRVTFVESFSRFWNVANLNVTLPSPTTPSPNDTTPMTTIKNTTPGTTTETTMPSTTKETTTPSTTTETTTPGTTTETTKPSTTRGTTMPSTTTETTTPSTTTETTTPGTTTETTKPSTTRGTTMPSTTKETTTPSTTTETTTPGTTTETTMPSTTTETTTPGITTEITKPSTTRGPSTTTQRPGLLDLFKGVGTSVMNFRSVLVLLRMELPTILMTMTTLVNSLCSHPNKGLKISCCLLCAAIEISALVLFCLAEPIKVTLLVLVCVTIVINFVELVIVCLPIGPSHELKEISDIIVEACSVIHSIFTIAVIVVSVLDNDSCGKKRKDSWLVKVTIAFTVWMVLFVIWVIIRCILRNTILGRNKTGSLKSSESWRRQRKKKKPSATEKIFSAASALFFFGATCFAVAVTVGIFWCQEK
- the LOC126396697 gene encoding uncharacterized protein LOC126396697 isoform X8, with the protein product MIWDTVYKYFKMWLWILIGLNVVSKVHGYANGYFPDSCGNMFVNHRGRDGVQYVPQNTELPFTMTLTYSQKGDPIKVTLERNPSAEFRGFMLEAWTNGTEHPVGNFILLESDKTRLLKCRNIPGQAVSQRNNQRKTLIHVNWTAGGQDITDINFRVTFVESFSRFWNVANLNVTLPSPTTPSPNDTTPMTTIKNTTPGTTTETTMPSTTKETTTPSTTTETTTPGTTTETTKPSTTRGTTMPSTTTETTTPSTTTETTTPGTTTETTKPSTTRGTTMPSTTTETTKPSTTRGPSTTTQRPGLLDLFKGVGTSVMNFRSVLVLLRMELPTILMTMTTLVNSLCSHPNKGLKISCCLLCAAIEISALVLFCLAEPIKVTLLVLVCVTIVINFVELVIVCLPIGPSHELKEISDIIVEACSVIHSIFTIAVIVVSVLDNDSCGKKRKDSWLVKVTIAFTVWMVLFVIWVIIRCILRNTILGRNKTGSLKSSESWRRQRKKKKPSATEKIFSAASALFFFGATCFAVAVTVGIFWCQEK
- the LOC126396697 gene encoding reelin domain-containing protein 1-like isoform X4 — its product is MIWDTVYKYFKMWLWILIGLNVVSKVHGYANGYFPDSCGNMFVNHRGRDGVQYVPQNTELPFTMTLTYSQKGDPIKVTLERNPSAEFRGFMLEAWTNGTEHPVGNFILLESDKTRLLKCRNIPGQAVSQRNNQRKTLIHVNWTAGGQDITDINFRVTFVESFSRFWNVANLNVTLPSPTTPSPNDTTPMTTIKNTTPGTTTETTMPSTTKETTTPSTTTETTTPGTTTETTKPSTTRGTTMPSTTTETTTPSTTTETTTPGTTTETTKPSTTRGTTMPSTTTETTKPSTTTETTMPSTTTETTTPGITTEITKPSTTRGPSTTTQRPGLLDLFKGVGTSVMNFRSVLVLLRMELPTILMTMTTLVNSLCSHPNKGLKISCCLLCAAIEISALVLFCLAEPIKVTLLVLVCVTIVINFVELVIVCLPIGPSHELKEISDIIVEACSVIHSIFTIAVIVVSVLDNDSCGKKRKDSWLVKVTIAFTVWMVLFVIWVIIRCILRNTILGRNKTGSLKSSESWRRQRKKKKPSATEKIFSAASALFFFGATCFAVAVTVGIFWCQEK
- the LOC126396697 gene encoding mucin-3A-like isoform X6 — encoded protein: MIWDTVYKYFKMWLWILIGLNVVSKVHGYANGYFPDSCGNMFVNHRGRDGVQYVPQNTELPFTMTLTYSQKGDPIKVTLERNPSAEFRGFMLEAWTNGTEHPVGNFILLESDKTRLLKCRNIPGQAVSQRNNQRKTLIHVNWTAGGQDITDINFRVTFVESFSRFWNVANLNVTLPSPTTPSPNDTTPMTTIKNTTPGTTTETTMPSTTKETTTPSTTTETTTPGTTTETTKPSTTRGTTMPSTTTETTTPSTTTETTTPGTTTETTKPSTTRGTTMPSTTTETTKPSTTTETTMPSTTTETTTPGPSTTTQRPGLLDLFKGVGTSVMNFRSVLVLLRMELPTILMTMTTLVNSLCSHPNKGLKISCCLLCAAIEISALVLFCLAEPIKVTLLVLVCVTIVINFVELVIVCLPIGPSHELKEISDIIVEACSVIHSIFTIAVIVVSVLDNDSCGKKRKDSWLVKVTIAFTVWMVLFVIWVIIRCILRNTILGRNKTGSLKSSESWRRQRKKKKPSATEKIFSAASALFFFGATCFAVAVTVGIFWCQEK